A region from the Mustela erminea isolate mMusErm1 chromosome 2, mMusErm1.Pri, whole genome shotgun sequence genome encodes:
- the MFSD8 gene encoding major facilitator superfamily domain-containing protein 8 gives MASPGIEAEQEPLLGDRTPGSREWDIIETEEHYKSRWISIRILYLTMFLSSVGFSIVIMSIWPYLQKIDQTADASFLGWVIASFSLGQMVASPIFGLWSNYRPRKEPLTVSIFISVAANCLYAYVHVPASHNKYYMLVARGLVGFGAGNVAVIRSYIAGATSLQERTSSMANTSACQALGFILGPVFQACFALIGEKGVTWDTIKLQINMYTAPVLLGAFLGVLNIILILILLREHRVDDSGRQCKNVNFEEASTDEVQVPQGNIDQVAVVATNVLFFVVLFIFALFETIVTPLTMDMYAWTREQAVLYDGVILAALGVEAVIIFMGIKLLSKKIGERAILLGGLIVVWVGFFILLPWGNQFPKIQWEDLRNNSIPNTTFGEIIITLWKSPREDHNEGPTGCPIEQAWCFYTPMIHLAQFLTSAVLIGIGYPSCNVMSYTLYSKILGPKPQGVYMGWLTASGSAARILGPVFISQLYTSWGPRWAFSLVCGIVVLTILLLVAVYKRLIAFSVRHGRIQE, from the exons AGAATGGGATATTATAGAAACTGAAGAGCATTATAAGAGCCGATGGATATCAATTAGGATTCTGTATCTTACTATGTTTCTCAGCAGTGTAG GATTTTCCATTGTGATAATGTCAATATGGCCATATCTCCAAAAG ATTGATCAGACAGCTGATGCAAGTTTTTTGGGCTGGGTTATTGCTTCATTTAGTCTTGGCCAAATGGTAGCTTCACCTATATTTGGTTTGTGGTCTAATTATAGACCAAGAAAAGAACCTCTTACTGTCTCCATCTTCATTTCGGTTGCGGCTAACTGCCTCTATGCCTATGTCCACGTTCCAGCTTCTCATAATAAATACTACATGTTGGTTGCTCGTGGATTGGTGGGATTTGGAGCAg GAAATGTGGCAGTTATTAGATCATATATTGCCGGTGCTACTTCTCTTCAGGAAAGAACAAGTTCCATGGCAAACACTAGTGCATGTCAAGCATTGGGTTTTATCTTAGGTCCAG tttttcagGCTTGTTTTGCTCTCATTGGAGAAAAGGGCGTGACATGGGATACCATTAAACTACAGATAAACATGTACACAGCACCAGTTTTACTTGGCGCGTTCCTGggagttttaaatattattctgatCCTTATTCTATTAAG agAACATCGTGTGGATGACTCAGGACGACAgtgtaaaaatgttaattttgaagAAG CAAGTACAGATGAAGTTCAGGTTCCCCAAGGAAATATTGATCAAGTTGCAGTTGTGGCCACCAATGTTCTGTTTTTTGTGGTTCTATTTATCTTTGCCCTTTTTGAAAC aattGTTACTCCATTAACAATGGATATGTATGCCTGGACTAGAGAACAAGCTGTATTATATGATGGAGTAATACTTGCTGCTCTTGGAGTTGAGGCAGTTATTATTTTCATGGGGATTAAATTACTTTCCAAGAA GATTGGCGAACGTGCTATTCTACTGGGAGGACTCATCGTTGTATGGGTTGGCTTCTTTATCTTGTTACCCTGGGGAAATCAGTTTCCCAAAATACAGTGGGAAG ATTTACGTAATAATTCAATTCCTAATACGACATTTGGGGAAATTATTATTACTCTTTGGAAATCTCCAAGAGAAGATCACAATGAAGGACCAACTGGCTGCCCAATTGAACAAGCCTGGTGCTTCTACACCCCCATGATTCATCTGGCCCAGTTCCTCACATCAGCTGTGCTAATTGGAATAGGCTATCCATCCTGTAATGTTATGTCCTATACATTATATTCAAAAATTCTGGGACCAAAACCTCAG gGTGTGTACATGGGCTGGTTAACAGCTTCTGGAAGTGCAGCCCGGATTCTTGGACCTGTGTTCATCAGCCAACTCTATACTTCCTGGGGCCCACGATGGGCATTCAGCCTTGTGTGTGGAATAGTGGTACTTACCATCCTGCTCCTGGTTGCAGTATACAAAAGACTCATTGCTTTTTCTGTAAGGCATGGAAGGATTCAAGAGTAA